In Vibrio alginolyticus NBRC 15630 = ATCC 17749, one genomic interval encodes:
- a CDS encoding efflux RND transporter permease subunit, translated as MNIAEYSIKNKVISWLFIIILAVGGLTSFLELGRLEDPAFTIKDAMIISTYPGATSKEVEEELTYPLEKEIRKLPYIDKITSTSSNGMSQITVSMEMDYGPDELPQIWDEMRRKINDLRPSLPQGVQSLQIIDDFGDVYGVMLMLTGDDYDYVELKRYADYLTREIELVDGVGKVDITGDQQEMLFVEISLDRLAALNLDMNVVSSLLNQQNNVVSAGEVMVNGESLVIRPSGTLNTVEALENLIIHGRDTGNLIRLKDVATISRGIQEKPSNVVLFNGQKAINIGISFASGVNVVEVGERLDAELASLESIKPAGIDMNYFYNQANEVDESVKAFVISLAEAVAIVIIVLLFTMGLRSGVIIGVVLLLTVFGTFILMNYNNIELHRISLGALIIALGMLVDNAIVVVEGILVGLKKGRTKVQAAVDIVKQTQWPLLGATVIAITAFAPIGLSQDATGEFMGSLFWVLCFSLFLSWITAITLTPFLADLLLKEENKEQGTSEDDPYKGWLFVVFGASLKFALRFRWLTVAGMVALLVGAVVAFGNVKQQFFPPSNTPMFYVDMWMPEGTDIRETIKKAEEVESYIRQQDDIDFVSASIGQGLQRFALTYQPEKSYEAYAQFQVRAIDREKMFGLLHKLDANLAKTFDAPTFQFKLMEFGPSPASKIEARITGPDPQVLRDLAVQVEDILHTDPGARNIRHDWRERTKELVPVFNESKARRLGISKEDLSSTLQMAFGGSTLGYLRDGTHTLPIMTRLPEEERVDFESLQNVTIWSPSLQTYIPVDQVIDGVQLDWSEPLIQRRDRKRTLTVLADHDVLSDDTAASLFARVQPKVMALHVPEGYEITWGGEYESSKDAQEGLFGSLPMGYLLMFIITILLFNSIKKPLVIWFTVPLAIIGVAFGLLTTNMPFSFTAFLGLLSLSGMILKNGIVLLDQINLELESGKDPYLAIVDSAISRVRPVSMAALTTILGMIPLVFDAFFGSMAITIMAGLGFATVLTLIVVPVMFAILFRVKPTTA; from the coding sequence ATGAACATTGCTGAGTATTCAATAAAAAACAAAGTCATCAGCTGGTTGTTCATTATTATCCTTGCTGTTGGTGGTTTAACGTCATTTTTGGAGCTTGGACGATTAGAAGACCCGGCATTTACGATCAAAGATGCCATGATCATCTCAACATACCCTGGCGCGACGTCAAAAGAAGTTGAAGAAGAGCTGACGTATCCTCTAGAAAAAGAGATTCGAAAACTCCCTTATATCGACAAAATTACCTCTACGTCTTCTAATGGTATGTCTCAAATAACGGTGAGCATGGAAATGGACTATGGTCCTGATGAACTGCCGCAAATTTGGGATGAAATGCGCCGTAAAATTAATGATTTACGACCATCATTGCCTCAAGGTGTTCAGTCTTTACAGATCATTGATGATTTCGGTGACGTTTATGGCGTGATGTTAATGCTCACTGGTGACGATTACGACTATGTAGAGCTGAAACGTTATGCGGATTACCTGACCCGTGAAATCGAGCTTGTTGATGGTGTTGGTAAGGTAGACATCACGGGCGATCAGCAAGAAATGCTATTCGTTGAGATCTCACTTGATCGCCTTGCTGCACTGAATTTAGACATGAATGTGGTTTCGAGCTTGTTGAACCAGCAAAACAATGTGGTTTCAGCAGGTGAAGTGATGGTTAATGGCGAAAGCCTTGTTATTCGCCCAAGCGGCACCTTAAACACTGTAGAAGCACTAGAAAATCTGATCATTCATGGCCGTGACACAGGAAATCTAATTCGTCTAAAAGACGTAGCAACGATTTCTCGCGGTATTCAAGAGAAGCCAAGCAACGTCGTACTCTTTAACGGTCAAAAAGCGATTAATATCGGTATCTCGTTTGCATCGGGTGTGAACGTGGTTGAGGTTGGTGAACGTTTGGATGCGGAGCTCGCGAGCCTAGAGTCTATCAAGCCTGCTGGCATCGATATGAACTACTTTTACAACCAAGCCAATGAGGTGGATGAATCTGTTAAAGCGTTTGTAATTAGTCTAGCGGAGGCAGTGGCGATCGTAATCATTGTGTTGCTGTTTACTATGGGTTTACGCAGTGGTGTCATCATTGGAGTTGTGTTGTTATTGACGGTGTTTGGTACCTTCATTTTGATGAATTACAACAACATCGAACTGCATCGTATTTCTCTTGGCGCGTTAATTATTGCCTTAGGTATGCTGGTTGATAACGCGATTGTTGTCGTGGAAGGCATATTGGTTGGCCTAAAGAAAGGGCGTACCAAAGTTCAAGCGGCTGTCGATATTGTAAAGCAAACACAATGGCCTTTGCTGGGCGCGACTGTTATTGCAATTACGGCTTTTGCACCTATCGGCTTGTCGCAAGATGCGACAGGTGAGTTCATGGGCTCTCTATTCTGGGTGCTGTGTTTCTCACTATTTTTAAGCTGGATTACCGCTATTACACTGACGCCTTTCCTTGCCGATCTTTTGTTGAAAGAGGAAAACAAAGAGCAGGGTACTAGCGAAGATGATCCTTATAAAGGCTGGTTGTTTGTCGTATTTGGGGCATCACTGAAATTTGCATTGCGATTCCGCTGGCTTACCGTTGCTGGCATGGTGGCGCTATTAGTGGGTGCTGTCGTGGCATTTGGTAATGTAAAACAGCAGTTCTTCCCACCATCGAATACGCCGATGTTCTACGTGGATATGTGGATGCCAGAGGGTACTGACATCCGTGAAACGATCAAAAAAGCTGAAGAGGTCGAAAGCTACATTCGTCAGCAAGATGATATTGACTTTGTTTCTGCTTCGATTGGGCAGGGCCTACAGCGTTTTGCTTTAACCTATCAACCAGAAAAAAGTTACGAAGCGTACGCTCAGTTCCAAGTTCGCGCGATTGATCGTGAGAAAATGTTTGGTTTACTGCATAAGTTAGATGCGAATCTGGCGAAAACATTTGATGCGCCTACGTTCCAGTTTAAATTGATGGAGTTTGGTCCATCACCAGCGTCTAAGATCGAAGCGCGTATTACTGGCCCTGATCCACAAGTTTTACGTGACTTGGCGGTGCAAGTTGAAGACATCCTTCATACCGACCCTGGTGCCCGAAACATTCGTCACGATTGGCGAGAGCGCACCAAGGAACTTGTACCCGTTTTCAATGAGTCTAAAGCTCGTCGCTTAGGTATTTCGAAAGAAGATCTTTCAAGCACACTGCAAATGGCGTTTGGTGGTAGCACCTTAGGTTACTTGCGTGATGGTACACATACGTTGCCAATTATGACACGCCTTCCTGAAGAAGAACGCGTAGATTTTGAATCACTACAAAACGTGACCATTTGGAGTCCTTCGTTGCAAACGTATATTCCGGTTGATCAAGTGATTGATGGCGTTCAACTGGATTGGAGTGAGCCGCTAATTCAGCGCCGTGACCGTAAGCGTACGTTAACCGTTCTCGCGGACCATGATGTGTTGAGTGACGACACGGCAGCAAGCTTATTTGCTCGTGTACAGCCTAAAGTGATGGCATTGCATGTTCCAGAAGGATACGAAATCACATGGGGTGGTGAGTACGAATCATCCAAAGATGCACAAGAAGGCCTATTCGGTTCATTGCCGATGGGTTACTTGTTGATGTTCATCATTACTATTTTACTGTTTAACTCAATCAAAAAGCCGTTGGTCATTTGGTTCACCGTTCCGTTAGCTATCATTGGCGTTGCTTTTGGTTTGCTTACCACGAACATGCCGTTCAGTTTTACAGCATTCCTTGGTTTGTTAAGCCTAAGTGGCATGATTTTGAAAAACGGTATTGTGTTGCTTGACCAAATTAACCTTGAGTTGGAGTCAGGTAAAGATCCTTACCTCGCGATTGTCGATAGTGCGATAAGCCGCGTTCGTCCGGTAAGTATGGCTGCCCTAACAACTATCTTGGGGATGATTCCACTGGTCTTCGACGCCTTCTTTGGCTCGATGGCAATAACGATTATGGCAGGTCTTGGTTTTGCTACTGTACTGACACTGATAGTGGTGCCAGTGATGTTTGCAATTCTGTTTAGGGTAAAACCGACCACTGCATAG
- the fruA gene encoding PTS fructose transporter subunit IIBC gives MNIAIITACPSGVANSILAAGLLEQAAAKLNWNAKIECQSSVVEPTLLTEADVEQAEVIVIAANTSVDTSRFVGKKVYQAEINEIAKDATAFLQQAVENATLLEKATTLAAPITADTTSAAKKIVAITACPTGVAHTFMAAEALEEEGKRRGHQIKVETRGSVGAKNQLTEQEIADADLVIIAADIEVPLDRFNGKKMYRTKTGPALKKTAEEMDKAFEQATVYQHSGSANSSSTTEEKKGAYKHLMTGVSHMLPVVVAGGLIIALSFVFGIEAFKEEGTLAAALMNIGGGSAFALMIPVLAGYIAFSIADRPGLAPGLVGGMLASSTGAGFLGGIAAGFIAGYAAKLLADKVKLPQSMEALKPILIIPFVATLFTGLVMIYIVGGPVSGIMNGLTDFLNNMGSDSAVLLGIILGAMMCFDLGGPVNKAAYAFGVGLLASQTYAPMAAIMAAGMVPALGMGLATFIAKNKFEQNEREAGKASFVLGLCFISEGAIPFAAKDPMRVIPSCMAGGALTGALSMLFGAKLMAPHGGLFVLLIPNAISPVLMYLVAIAAGTAVTGFTYAFLKSKAEAKQEVAA, from the coding sequence ATGAATATTGCCATTATTACTGCCTGTCCAAGCGGTGTAGCAAATAGCATCCTTGCGGCAGGATTACTAGAACAAGCCGCCGCAAAATTAAACTGGAATGCCAAAATAGAATGTCAATCAAGTGTGGTTGAACCAACACTATTGACGGAAGCTGACGTTGAACAAGCAGAAGTCATTGTCATTGCGGCAAATACTAGCGTCGACACTTCTCGTTTTGTAGGAAAAAAGGTTTACCAAGCGGAAATTAACGAAATAGCAAAAGACGCAACTGCGTTTCTCCAGCAAGCGGTTGAAAACGCCACTTTACTTGAAAAAGCAACCACACTTGCAGCCCCTATCACTGCAGATACAACATCAGCAGCGAAGAAAATTGTTGCAATCACCGCTTGCCCTACTGGCGTTGCGCATACCTTTATGGCGGCAGAAGCTTTAGAAGAAGAAGGCAAGCGTCGTGGCCATCAAATCAAGGTGGAAACTCGTGGTTCAGTTGGCGCTAAAAACCAACTGACTGAGCAAGAAATTGCAGACGCCGATCTGGTGATCATTGCTGCCGATATTGAAGTGCCACTTGATCGCTTTAACGGCAAAAAGATGTACCGCACGAAAACAGGCCCAGCTCTGAAAAAAACAGCCGAAGAGATGGACAAAGCATTCGAGCAAGCCACTGTGTATCAGCATTCTGGTTCAGCTAACTCTTCATCTACCACCGAAGAGAAAAAAGGCGCTTACAAACACCTAATGACGGGTGTTTCGCACATGCTTCCTGTTGTCGTTGCAGGTGGTTTGATCATCGCACTATCTTTCGTGTTCGGTATTGAAGCATTTAAAGAAGAAGGCACACTAGCAGCAGCCTTGATGAACATTGGTGGTGGCTCTGCATTCGCATTGATGATTCCTGTACTTGCTGGCTATATTGCGTTTTCAATCGCTGACCGTCCTGGTCTGGCTCCTGGTCTTGTTGGTGGTATGCTAGCAAGTTCTACTGGCGCAGGTTTCCTTGGCGGTATCGCGGCTGGTTTCATTGCTGGTTACGCAGCGAAACTCCTCGCAGATAAGGTGAAACTGCCACAATCGATGGAGGCGCTTAAACCGATTCTGATTATTCCATTTGTGGCAACATTGTTCACCGGACTTGTCATGATCTACATCGTAGGCGGCCCAGTTTCAGGCATCATGAACGGCCTGACTGACTTCCTAAACAACATGGGATCTGACAGTGCAGTACTACTGGGTATTATCCTTGGCGCAATGATGTGTTTCGACCTAGGAGGCCCGGTAAACAAAGCCGCTTACGCATTTGGTGTTGGCCTTTTGGCTTCACAAACTTACGCGCCAATGGCGGCAATCATGGCCGCAGGTATGGTTCCTGCGCTAGGTATGGGTTTAGCGACCTTCATTGCGAAGAACAAATTTGAACAAAATGAACGTGAGGCAGGTAAAGCATCATTTGTCTTGGGCCTTTGTTTCATCTCTGAAGGCGCAATTCCATTTGCTGCGAAAGATCCAATGCGCGTGATTCCATCTTGTATGGCAGGTGGCGCGCTTACTGGTGCCCTATCGATGCTATTCGGTGCGAAATTAATGGCACCACACGGCGGTCTATTCGTGCTGCTAATTCCTAACGCAATTTCACCAGTATTAATGTATTTAGTGGCTATTGCAGCAGGTACAGCGGTAACTGGCTTTACTTACGCATTCTTAAAAAGCAAAGCAGAAGCGAAACAAGAAGTCGCAGCTTAA
- the pfkB gene encoding 1-phosphofructokinase, whose product MTNKTNKVVTITLNPALDLTGSVNELNVGSVSLVQQSNLHAAGKGVNVAKVLSDLGADVTVTGFLGKDNPELFHQLFNDINVKNEFVEVKGATRINVKLVEANGNVSDINFPGVQVAADEITRFEETLFRLAETHDYFVLAGSLPGGVTAEQCAAWIEALHQQGKKVLFDSSKAALKSGIEAHPWLIKPNDEELGDFVGEHLATPEQCQAAAQTLSDKGIENIVVSMGPDGVMWLNQGEWLSAKPPRMHVVSTVGAGDTLVAGLCWGHMQLMPKNDLLRFATALSALAVSQVGVGLTSQEELENIKRQTEVSALYPITNLEQN is encoded by the coding sequence ATGACAAACAAAACAAATAAGGTTGTCACTATTACGCTCAACCCAGCATTGGATTTAACAGGTTCAGTAAATGAACTAAACGTTGGTTCCGTGAGCTTAGTACAGCAAAGCAATCTCCACGCTGCTGGTAAAGGTGTCAACGTAGCAAAAGTATTGAGCGATTTAGGCGCAGACGTCACGGTTACCGGCTTTCTCGGTAAAGATAACCCTGAGCTATTTCATCAGCTTTTCAATGACATCAACGTTAAGAATGAATTTGTGGAAGTAAAGGGTGCCACTCGTATCAACGTTAAGCTGGTTGAGGCCAATGGCAACGTCAGTGATATCAACTTCCCTGGCGTTCAAGTAGCGGCCGACGAAATTACTCGCTTTGAGGAGACACTATTTCGTCTAGCGGAGACGCATGATTACTTTGTACTTGCAGGTAGCTTACCTGGAGGCGTAACCGCCGAACAATGCGCTGCATGGATAGAAGCACTGCATCAACAAGGCAAAAAGGTGTTGTTCGACAGTAGCAAAGCCGCATTGAAGTCAGGTATTGAGGCTCACCCATGGTTGATTAAGCCCAACGATGAAGAACTTGGTGATTTTGTTGGCGAACATCTAGCAACACCTGAACAATGCCAAGCTGCAGCGCAAACACTGAGCGACAAAGGCATAGAAAACATCGTGGTTTCTATGGGACCTGACGGTGTTATGTGGCTCAACCAAGGCGAATGGCTTAGTGCAAAACCGCCTCGAATGCATGTCGTGAGCACCGTTGGCGCAGGCGATACGCTGGTCGCTGGCTTGTGTTGGGGCCACATGCAACTGATGCCTAAAAACGATTTATTGCGCTTCGCTACGGCACTTTCTGCTTTGGCAGTTAGTCAAGTTGGCGTAGGGCTAACCAGTCAGGAAGAACTGGAAAATATCAAGCGACAAACTGAAGTTAGCGCGCTTTACCCTATTACAAACTTAGAACAAAACTAA
- the fruB gene encoding fused PTS fructose transporter subunit IIA/HPr protein — MLKLNKNDITLSQSATDKFEAIKSIAHSLTDKGLVERGYVEGMLNRENQNSTFLGNGIAIPHGTTDTRAMVKTTGVAVHHFPQGVDWGDGNTVFVAIGIAAKSDEHLGILKQLTKVLGADGVEERLRNAKNEDEIIALLHGDVQLEADFDASLIQLMFPASDMLQMSAVAGGLLKNTGCADNEFVADLVTKQPTHLGNGLWLIGSDKHVTRTGVSFVSTANDCEYEGQKVRALFAFAACNNAHQPILKTLSNIVFNNEHGKLLDASVEQILALFKGEEVTAASSEEGNTAVFKIKNSHGLHARPGAMLVAEAKKFESTIRVSNLDGDGKAVNAKSLMKVIALGVKHGHQLQFTAEGPDAPQALESIGNAIASGLGEG, encoded by the coding sequence ATGCTTAAGCTAAATAAGAACGACATTACCCTCTCGCAATCAGCGACAGATAAGTTTGAAGCAATAAAGAGTATTGCTCATAGCCTGACTGATAAAGGCCTAGTTGAACGCGGTTACGTTGAAGGCATGCTAAACCGTGAAAACCAAAACTCTACGTTTTTGGGGAACGGTATCGCCATCCCGCACGGTACAACCGACACTCGTGCAATGGTGAAAACAACGGGTGTTGCTGTGCATCACTTCCCACAAGGTGTCGACTGGGGTGATGGCAATACTGTGTTCGTCGCTATCGGTATCGCAGCTAAATCTGATGAACACCTTGGCATTCTTAAACAGCTCACCAAAGTGCTAGGCGCAGATGGCGTAGAAGAGCGTCTGCGTAATGCAAAAAATGAAGACGAAATCATCGCCCTACTGCACGGTGATGTTCAGCTTGAAGCAGACTTTGACGCTTCTTTAATTCAACTGATGTTCCCTGCGAGCGACATGCTACAGATGAGTGCTGTTGCAGGTGGTCTGTTGAAAAATACGGGATGTGCTGATAACGAGTTCGTTGCCGATCTCGTTACCAAACAACCAACTCACTTAGGTAATGGCCTGTGGTTAATTGGCAGTGACAAACATGTCACTCGCACAGGTGTGTCATTTGTCTCGACGGCAAACGACTGCGAATATGAAGGTCAAAAAGTGCGTGCACTTTTCGCGTTCGCAGCATGTAACAATGCTCACCAACCTATCCTAAAAACGCTTTCTAATATTGTGTTTAACAATGAACACGGCAAGCTTTTAGATGCATCAGTAGAACAGATTCTTGCTTTGTTCAAAGGTGAAGAAGTCACAGCTGCATCTTCAGAAGAAGGCAATACCGCTGTATTTAAAATCAAAAACTCTCACGGCCTACATGCTCGTCCGGGGGCAATGTTAGTCGCAGAAGCGAAAAAGTTTGAATCCACTATACGTGTTTCCAACCTAGACGGAGATGGAAAAGCAGTAAACGCGAAGAGCCTAATGAAAGTTATCGCGCTGGGCGTTAAGCACGGTCACCAACTTCAATTTACAGCAGAAGGCCCTGATGCGCCGCAAGCCTTGGAGTCTATCGGAAATGCAATCGCTTCTGGCCTTGGTGAAGGTTAA
- the cra gene encoding catabolite repressor/activator gives MTLDEIAKLAGVSKTTASYVINGKAQKYRISEKTQKKVMAVVDEYNYKPDHAASSLRAGNSRSFGLIIPDLENTSYARLAKLIEQNSRKAGYQILIGCSDDDPETEKKVAEALISRRIDALFVASGMPSANEYYLKLQNSGTPVIALDRPMDDEHFCCVISEDFDAAFELTESVLSPEIKTIGLIGALQDLQVSKERELGFLSASQQGGKTATVGYGQHFSREEGKKVLERWLTENALPDAIVTTSYTLLEGVLDVMLEKPELMGKVRLATFGDNRLLDFLPVKINSLPQQFELIADSAMELALNASAKRYKPGVELIPRKIVKRH, from the coding sequence ATGACACTGGATGAAATAGCCAAATTAGCGGGTGTTTCTAAGACAACTGCAAGCTATGTGATTAACGGAAAAGCGCAGAAATACCGCATCAGCGAGAAGACTCAGAAAAAGGTGATGGCCGTTGTAGATGAGTACAATTATAAGCCAGATCATGCGGCGTCTTCCTTGCGGGCAGGTAATTCACGCTCATTTGGGCTTATCATCCCAGACTTGGAGAACACCAGTTACGCACGCCTTGCAAAACTGATTGAACAAAACTCGCGTAAGGCGGGTTATCAAATTCTAATTGGCTGCTCAGATGATGATCCGGAAACGGAGAAAAAGGTTGCTGAAGCGCTAATCAGTCGCCGAATTGACGCGCTATTTGTCGCAAGTGGTATGCCATCGGCTAATGAGTATTATCTCAAGTTACAAAACTCGGGCACTCCGGTTATAGCACTTGACCGTCCAATGGATGATGAGCATTTTTGTTGCGTTATCAGTGAAGATTTTGATGCTGCTTTTGAGCTTACAGAATCGGTACTGTCACCAGAGATCAAAACCATTGGTTTGATTGGTGCGTTGCAAGATCTGCAAGTGTCGAAAGAGCGCGAACTGGGTTTTCTATCTGCTTCTCAACAAGGTGGTAAAACGGCAACAGTGGGTTATGGACAACACTTCTCCCGGGAAGAAGGCAAGAAAGTCTTAGAGAGATGGTTAACAGAGAACGCATTGCCAGATGCCATTGTTACAACGTCATATACACTGTTAGAAGGTGTGTTGGATGTAATGCTAGAAAAACCAGAACTGATGGGAAAGGTGCGTTTAGCAACATTTGGTGATAATCGACTGCTGGACTTCTTGCCTGTGAAAATCAACTCTTTGCCTCAACAGTTTGAGTTGATCGCGGACAGCGCAATGGAGTTAGCACTCAACGCTTCCGCTAAGCGTTACAAGCCTGGCGTAGAACTTATCCCGCGTAAAATTGTGAAACGTCACTAA
- a CDS encoding endonuclease/exonuclease/phosphatase family protein codes for MSQPSRITFVTANLFNFVAPPNAYYDFENIYSLEQWQDKLSWTQRQVEKLEGDVIGLQEVFSIEKTQEFFSTIGYPYFATVDTPHVEDEYIYSSPVVAIASRFPIEKVQAVEFDLATLEPFGVSVAPEFSRKPIYAQVIHPVLGHIAVYVTHLKSQRPADSEQPETSSTIIGRWLSTQQRGWEAAMLRDAMQKRYRKEPMPTVLMGDMNQPITPISVNSALVSNTGDSVTELQLKDGWILQSDAQKDERPATHYHFSTGNVLDYILLSQEFDTLSDISVAEVVDYQVSNQHLINPIYDRDKNASDHAFVALTAEVKL; via the coding sequence TTGTCTCAACCAAGTAGAATTACCTTTGTCACTGCGAACTTGTTTAATTTTGTCGCACCGCCTAACGCCTACTATGATTTCGAGAACATATACTCGTTAGAGCAATGGCAAGACAAACTTTCGTGGACGCAACGTCAAGTTGAAAAACTGGAAGGCGACGTGATTGGCTTACAAGAAGTGTTCAGTATCGAGAAGACCCAGGAATTTTTTTCAACCATCGGCTACCCCTACTTTGCGACCGTTGACACCCCACATGTTGAGGATGAGTACATTTACTCAAGCCCTGTTGTGGCAATCGCCTCTCGGTTTCCAATAGAAAAAGTACAAGCGGTAGAGTTTGACTTAGCAACGCTTGAGCCTTTTGGAGTAAGTGTTGCTCCAGAGTTCAGTCGCAAACCTATCTATGCCCAAGTAATACATCCTGTACTTGGTCATATCGCCGTTTACGTAACGCACCTGAAATCTCAACGCCCGGCCGACTCAGAACAACCAGAAACGTCTAGCACGATTATTGGGCGCTGGTTATCCACCCAGCAAAGAGGCTGGGAAGCAGCGATGTTAAGAGACGCGATGCAAAAGAGGTATCGAAAAGAACCAATGCCGACAGTGTTAATGGGCGATATGAATCAACCTATCACTCCTATCAGTGTTAATAGCGCATTGGTATCCAACACTGGTGACAGTGTCACTGAATTACAACTCAAAGATGGTTGGATATTGCAAAGTGACGCTCAGAAGGATGAACGCCCCGCCACGCATTATCATTTTTCCACTGGGAACGTACTCGACTATATCTTGCTCTCACAAGAGTTTGACACCTTATCAGATATATCGGTTGCCGAGGTTGTTGACTATCAGGTGTCTAACCAACATCTGATCAACCCGATTTATGACAGAGATAAAAACGCCAGCGACCACGCATTTGTGGCGCTGACGGCTGAAGTAAAGCTTTGA
- a CDS encoding RNA-binding S4 domain-containing protein: protein MTQDYDHEEYLEGEEIEIEAIGIDVDAHPIELYKLFKIANLVSGGGEAKHIIEEGYVAVNGELETRKRRKMYDGDFFEFNQEYYVVVCDAPVTEPETAEQKAEKKAKKEAQSSRKDKSRQSKSPKASGPKSTGRKAAHKERKAQKEALSQSAKKGKKEDKPQATRDPKSGRNSIDFF, encoded by the coding sequence ATGACCCAAGATTACGACCACGAAGAGTATTTAGAAGGCGAAGAGATTGAGATCGAAGCGATTGGCATCGATGTTGATGCGCATCCAATCGAACTGTACAAGCTTTTTAAGATCGCAAACTTGGTCAGCGGTGGCGGCGAAGCAAAACATATCATCGAGGAAGGCTACGTCGCGGTGAATGGTGAACTAGAAACACGTAAGCGCCGCAAGATGTATGATGGTGACTTTTTTGAGTTTAACCAGGAATATTATGTTGTGGTTTGCGATGCGCCAGTAACCGAACCTGAAACGGCAGAGCAAAAAGCAGAAAAGAAAGCGAAAAAAGAAGCGCAGTCTTCTCGTAAAGATAAGTCTCGTCAAAGTAAGTCACCTAAAGCTTCTGGGCCTAAATCAACAGGCCGTAAAGCGGCACATAAAGAGCGTAAAGCGCAGAAAGAAGCGTTGTCTCAGTCTGCTAAGAAAGGCAAAAAAGAAGACAAACCGCAAGCGACTCGTGATCCGAAGAGCGGACGTAATTCTATTGATTTTTTCTAG
- a CDS encoding EAL domain-containing protein encodes MELKNQSDYERYIKQDNLGEYYVVLNQFTFHSVYQPIFDRRQRIIGMEALLRIRGIDGSLIRPDVFLANNGLDPYFRLCVEFLSRAMHIRNFARYFAGTPIKLFLNVMPQTLLTLTKDMGFKDNGLLYKRLSELGMSPSDVVFEVVEESCGDTDLLIKAVQLMKANGFIFAIDDFGAQHSDIARVQQLCPDIIKIDRSYLLDYCAGETFSIHSAVDLADHMGAKVIIEGVEEDVQLQAMYQLNLDYYQGFYLGKPCAIHHWTDSLNIETTVH; translated from the coding sequence ATGGAGTTAAAGAATCAATCCGACTACGAGCGATACATAAAACAAGATAATCTTGGTGAATATTACGTAGTTCTCAATCAATTCACTTTTCACAGTGTTTATCAGCCAATTTTTGATAGACGCCAACGTATTATTGGTATGGAAGCCTTACTGCGTATTCGTGGCATTGATGGTTCCCTAATTCGTCCTGACGTGTTTCTGGCCAATAATGGTCTTGATCCCTACTTTCGCTTATGTGTAGAGTTTTTATCTAGAGCAATGCACATTCGAAATTTCGCACGCTATTTCGCAGGGACGCCGATCAAACTGTTTCTTAACGTCATGCCTCAAACGCTACTCACACTAACCAAAGACATGGGCTTTAAAGATAACGGCCTGCTTTACAAACGCCTTTCCGAACTTGGTATGAGCCCATCAGACGTAGTTTTTGAAGTAGTCGAAGAGTCATGCGGAGATACGGATTTATTAATCAAAGCCGTACAGTTAATGAAAGCAAATGGTTTTATCTTTGCTATCGATGATTTTGGCGCCCAACATTCTGATATCGCACGTGTTCAGCAGCTCTGCCCTGACATCATCAAAATCGATCGTTCCTATTTGCTAGACTACTGCGCCGGAGAAACCTTTTCCATACATAGCGCCGTTGATCTAGCGGATCATATGGGAGCAAAAGTCATTATAGAAGGGGTTGAAGAAGACGTGCAGCTACAAGCTATGTATCAACTTAATTTGGATTATTACCAAGGCTTTTACTTAGGAAAGCCTTGCGCCATTCATCACTGGACAGATAGCCTAAACATCGAGACGACAGTGCATTAA